The following DNA comes from Chelmon rostratus isolate fCheRos1 chromosome 20, fCheRos1.pri, whole genome shotgun sequence.
AGCAATTTATCACACTGGATAACACAGAAGACATCCAGATTCAGCTAATATCTAAATAAAATTCTCAGaagtttaaaaacacaagcacagttGTGTGTGCACCACATTGTCTCGCAGGTGAGTGTCCATTTTGTTAACTTACATCACGCTCATCCCAGCCACTATCGTCGCAGTGTTCCATCTGTGTGAGCCTTTCATGTCTATTGGGCCTGAAATATAGACAGATCAATAAATTACTGATTAAAAAGAATATGTGCCAGCTGTTTGCAACAAAACCTGGTTTGCCGTCAACATGAGAAAGTATTGCGCTGGTTTGCAACATTTTTCTAGTTAGAAGATATTTCCTGCCAATGGCATGGAACATTTAGCAACACACCAAGATAGTGCCTCTGATTTTGAGCCGTTGTAGCAGTGGCTGTTGTCTGGTATGCAGATTGCACAACCTTTGCAAGCCTTTGTCAAGAGAGAGTTTCTTGATGCAGTAGTAGCAACCATGTTGAGCAACTGGATGGTTGATGCACTACAGTTGACCATTTTGAGGTGCTGAATGCCTCACGTGTTCATAGTTTACATCAGTCAGATTGAGCGATTTacaattaaaatatcaaaaataaaaatgaactcaACTAAGCATCCTTAAAAAGGTATAGCTTgcctttttatttcaaaatatgcTTATTCGCTGAGAATGAGAAAATGGATACCAATATTGgttcattaaatatgaagctggagccaggagtacattagcttagcttagcataaagactggaagcagggggaaacagctagcctggctctgcttTGGGGTAACACAATAAGCCAACGAGCAGCTCTAAAGTGTACTTCATATCTTGTTTGAGCTGCacaaataaagtataaaaacagcatgttgcACTTTTACAGCATCGTTGGGTGGACTGTTTCTTAGCTGCACACAGTTAcctggagtctccactggttgccaggcaacctcGTGGCTCTTTGTGCACATAAACCTCACGttttttttatggattaaaTGAACAGGATATAACATGtaaatcagtgagctttagaggtgctggtggctaggctagctgttttcttCCTGCTACCAggttttatgctaagctaagctgtctgctggctgcagcttcaccgCACACACGAGAGTGATGTTGATCTTGTCAGCAAACTCTCAGCAATGAAGTGAATACATGCATTTACCAACAATGCCAAACTACCCTTTAAAGCCATCATGTACTGCATACTGTCATACCCATGTTGCCATCTCTGTGCTGCTCGGTGTCTTGCCCGTACTGCTTGCTGGGCTTCATGTGCTCTGGCAGAGTCCGGCTGTATGTCCGCCTCCTCCTCCGAAGCCCACTCATCTTCCCAGAGTCTCCACCTCCTTGGTtcatctctgcttcctcctccaacAGTTCTGCCTCTGCACAGAGTCGAGCACATAGGATGAGAAGGGGAGACAGTATTAAACAGGTGTTACTGTGAAAAGCATGTTAAGCttaataaataactaaaaaaacaagaaatctgtACATACTTGATGAAAGTGTACTGAGAAATTAAAATGGCTAATATTGCctattattttatgttttctcctTCCTTGCAAAAGCAGCTGTAAAATGATTCACTGCTGAGGTTGATGCACGTTGGAGGAAACTGTTCATATCAGATCAGAGATAAAAATGAACCACAGGCTACAGGAAAAAGACAGGGAAGTTCTCTCTTCTGGGTCCACAGTGCTCTCGACTCACCCAGCTGTCTGAAATAGTCTTCTATGCCACTCCAGGAGTTCTTGGTGATAAAGGACTTGACCAGGCCCCACGGCTGCTTCCTGTACTTCACATCGGTACAGATCCTGGCAGCACAACAGACAGTTTAAATGGCAGTCACTTCAAAAATGTAAATCCAAACTGATAACTGACTGGCTCATAACACCTTACCTCAGTCGACACTTCCGCTTCGAGTTCCGAATGATGTAGTACCGATTTAGAGTGTAGAAGTAATCGTGATAGGGAACGTCGTGAGTGTACACCTCCGAGTCCACCAGGTAATACTGGCCATCCCTGGATTCTTTGTACAGCGTCTGAGAGGTAATTAGAGGACAAATAAGCAGTGAGCCACAATTCACCCATTGAAGCGTGCACACACCATtgacatggatgtaaacacacCTGGTTCTCTGTAGCGGTGGAGAACTTGCCAATCAGAGGGTTGTTGATGGTAATTGTGTAATTTAAGCTTCTCTTCATGTTTCCTGAGGCGTCTTTTTGCCAAGCAGCAAAGCTGGCgtctgaaaatacaaaaaacaacatgagtATTACACATGAAACTTTGGTTAGATAGCACTGAAGGTTGTCTCAGGTGTGGCTGAcaataatttgatttattttactcTTCATTTAACAGGATCCATAAAGATAAACATTGCTACATGCAGATAAGCACTGCAACAGATGTCCTTGGCTGTGCCTttaaatgtggattaaagcaggTTTAATATTTACTGGTTATCTTCCGGATGTTCATGAACCTGCGGAGGAAGCTGGAGTCGGTGAATAGCAGCTCAAACATTTTGTTCGCGCTGATGTGGAAGACCTTGTTCAGATAGATTCGACCCTGCACCTCGGACGAACCCACTCGCTCCTCcactgaggaaacaaaaaaagggggTGAGGGGTATTTAAacaacaaagataaaaaaaaaaaatactcctcCAGTGGCTGGGGTGTGTCCTCTTACTGTCTTCGAAGCTCTCTGAACCGCTCTGCTCAGACGCACCATTCTCGTTGGCATTGAGGTCGAGAGTAAGCGAGGAGCGCTTGGAAACCTGTTCTGGTGCGAGGCGGTCCGGCAAAGGGCTGCATCGCTGAGACGTGGTGTTGCGAGAGTCATCCTTTTGAGGGCGATAGATAAAAATGAGGCGTTAAGAGATTCAGACATGCGGAGtctgcaataaaacaaaaatatcatttttaataCCATGTTTGAAGAGTTTTGTGAGCCAAGAGGGGAAGGCAAGTCCTCCCCTTGAGGCGTGGAGGCCTCTAAGGGCCCATGCTCCAACCCAGGGACACGAAGGGAGGGGGTCCGCTCCAGCCTCCCTAGACCATCATTGCCACCAGGCTTCACTGTcaggctgcagacaaacaagacaGGTGGCATCACATTACAGCacactgtgattgtgtgtgtgaggatggagGGCATGCAAGTGGGGTGTGTGCTGACCTGTTCTGCATGCTTGATTCTGCTGATATCTGTAAGCTGTCCATCTCTTCATGGCTCAGGCCCAAGTCATACCCATAATTCTGTTTAACCATCTGCCACAACTCCAAGCTGGTCAGAGgctgaaagtggaaaaagaaaaacaaggaggtCACAGGGATGTGGAAACATCAACCAGAGGCTTGCTTGGCAATCAGCTTCTGTAGATATCTCTTCCTCTAGGCTAATTAGGACTCTGATTTGACTGATAGGAACCATAATGAgaacaaacagccaaacactTTGACTCCAAATCTGAGGCAGGTGCAGGTAACCTGGAAACACGTAGCCTCCACACACTATAATAGTCTTATCTCCATGGGTGACAAACAACTTCAGTTTATTGTctactctctgctgctggagagaaaatgaacacCCACCAGAGACACAGTCTTAAAATATCACCAAGAAATAATAAATACCTGAAAAAACAATCAGAAGGTGTTCAGAGGGAAAAAAGTTGAAAAGTCAGCTAGAATAACAGATTACAACAAGATGTGCTGATACGA
Coding sequences within:
- the gramd1c gene encoding LOW QUALITY PROTEIN: protein Aster-C (The sequence of the model RefSeq protein was modified relative to this genomic sequence to represent the inferred CDS: inserted 1 base in 1 codon); amino-acid sequence: MRYTCNKAHEQSVSAXSRASDRCGTNWCFLGLFFLTDSRSSEKSETLGPLRASRAAEQMDQVSNRSGVGSDDITDESTSLMDVRWSSDEEESSDTQGQCLAAPQTPLPTYKQRLDEFKKLFKEVPESERLIADYPCALQRDILLQGRLFLSENQLCFYSNVFRGTKITLTLKDIVTMTREKTARLIPNAIQVCTSAEKFFFTSFSAREKSYQGVFRMWQNTLLDKPLTSLELWQMVKQNYGYDLGLSHEEMDSLQISAESSMQNSLTVKPGGNDGLGRLERTPSLRVPGLEHGPLEASTPQGEDLPSPLGSQNSSNMDDSRNTTSQRCSPLPDRLAPEQVSKRSSLTLDLNANENGASEQSGSESFEDMEERVGSSEVQGRIYLNKVFHISANKMFELLFTDSSFLRRFMNIRKITNASFAAWQKDASGNMKRSLNYTITINNPLIGKFSTATENQTLYKESRDGQYYLVDSEVYTHDVPYHDYFYTLNRYYIIRNSKRKCRLRICTDVKYRKQPWGLVKSFITKNSWSGIEDYFRQLEAELLEEEAEMNQGGGDSGKMSGLRRRRRTYSRTLPEHMKPSKQYGQDTEQHRDGNMGPIDMKGSHRWNTATIVAGMSVILLILTLMNLGLFFKLWAMEDVAHRMYLSTTHRLRERSEASFTPEYGPRQVPVYKTREDIQLLKTVLQDSINLLEQLRSSLVVLQQNFASANHTAAPQ